From Brachionichthys hirsutus isolate HB-005 chromosome 7, CSIRO-AGI_Bhir_v1, whole genome shotgun sequence, the proteins below share one genomic window:
- the ogdhl gene encoding LOW QUALITY PROTEIN: 2-oxoglutarate dehydrogenase-like, mitochondrial (The sequence of the model RefSeq protein was modified relative to this genomic sequence to represent the inferred CDS: inserted 1 base in 1 codon): MSRFRALAGVLMGGRQWMLGCLGEGGPAWRRSCSSRSAPAPAPAPSAVISSSSYVEEMYFAWLEDRKSVHESWDAYFFNVQASSPSGEAGDKRPSSLLQGRSPHMEQKVVEDHLAVHTLIRAYQIRGHHVAQLDPLGILEADLDSSVPSDLITTIDKLGFYSLDESDLDRSFQLPPTTLIGGKDATLPLREIIRRLEKAYCGHIGIEYMFINNVDQCQWIREKFEIPGIMQFAYAEKRTLLARLIRSTRFEDFLARKWSSEKRFGLEGCEVLIPALKTIIDESSASGIDSVIMGMPHRGRLNVLANVIRKDLDQIFCQFAPKLEAAVEGSGDVKYHLGMYHKRINRETNKDITLSLVANPSHLEAVDPVVQGKTKAEQFYRGDSEGQKVMSILMHGDAAFAGQGVVYETFHLSELPSYTTHGTIHVVVNNQIGFTTDPRVARSSPYPTDVARVVNAPIFHVNADDPEAVVYVCRVAAQWRSTFNKDVVIDLVSYRRFGHNEMDEPMFTQPLMYKQIHRQQQVLRKYTEKLIAEGVVTLQEYEEEVAKYDKICEEAYTSSKDEKXLHIRHWLDSPDFFTAEGEPKTMSCAPTGLDEEVLQHIGLKASSVPVEDFNIHPGVSRILRGRADLVKDRQVDWALGEYMAFGSLLRDGTHVRLSGQDVERGTFSHRHHVLHDQQVDKHICVPMNHLWANQAPYTVCNSSLSEYGVLGFELGFAMASPNALVLWEAQFGDFHNTAQCIIDQFISPGQAKWVRNNGIVLLLPHGMDGMGPEHSSARPERFLQMSKDDPDHFPKFSGDFEVQQLFDCNWIAVNCSTPANYCHVLRRQILLPFRKPLIIFTPKSLLRHPDARSTFDDLTKGTKFKRLIPDERPLSQDPSQVKRAIFCTGKVYYELAKERKRQKLENDIAIIRLEQISPFPFDLVRVETEKYANAELVWCQEEHKNMGYYDYVRPRFLTVLANKKPVWYVGRDPAAAPATGNKSTHINELNRFMDTAFNLSAFLGKDLLL, from the exons GGAGGCAGTGGATGCTGGGGTGCCTGGGAGAAGGAGGCCCAGCCTGGCgcaggagctgctcctccagatctgctcctgctcctgctcctgctccctcGGCGGtgatcagcagctccagctaCGTGGAGGAGATGTACTTTGCCTGGCTGGAAGATCGTAAAAGCGTCCACGAG TCTTGGGACGCGTATTTCTTTAATGTCCAAGCCTCCAGTCCATCTGGCGAGGCGGGTGACAAGcgtccctcgtctctgctccaggGCCGCTCGCCACACATGGAGCAGAAAGTGGTGGAGGACCACCTGGCTGTGCACACCCTCATTAGAGCCTACCAG ATTCGTGGTCATCACGTTGCCCAGTTAGACCCTTTGGGAATTCTGGAGGCTGACCTGGACTCCTCCGTTCCCTCTGACCTGATCACCACCATCGATAAACTGG GTTTTTACAGTCTGGATGAATCTGACTTGGATCGGAGCTTTCAGCTGCCCCCCACTACCTTGATTGGAGGGAAGGACGCAACTCTTCCTCTTCGAGAAATCATACGAAGGCTAGAG AAAGCCTACTGTGGCCACATCGGCATCGAGTATATGTTCATTAACAATGTGGACCAGTGTCAATGGATTCGTGAGAAATTCGAGATTCCAGGAATCATGCAGTTCGCGTATGCTGAGAAGAGAACTTTGCTGGCTCGCCTGATCAGATCCACGAG ATTTGAAGACTTCCTGGCACGAAAGTGGTCGTCAGAGAAACGCTTCGGTCTGGAGGGCTGTGAAGTTCTCATCCCCGCCCTGAAAACAATCATTGACGAGTCGAGCGCCTCAGGCATCGACAGTGTGATCATGGGGATGCCTCATCG GGGTCGACTGAACGTCTTGGCCAATGTGATCCGCAAGGACCTTGATCAGATCTTCTGCCAGTTTGCCCCCAAGTTAGAGGCCGCTGTTGAG GGTTCGGGTGATGTAAAATACCATCTCGGAATGTACCACAAGAGGATCAACCGTGAGACGAACAAGGACATCACATTGTCGCTGGTGGCGAACCCCTCCCACCTGGAGGCGGTGGATCCAGTGGTTCAGGGCAAGACCAAAGCTGAGCAGTTTTATAGAGGGGATTCTGAGGGGCAGAAG GTGATGTCCATCTTGATGCATGGGGATGCCGCTTTTGCTGGACAAGGAGTTGTGTACGAAACGTTCCACCTAAGTGAGCTTCCCTCCTACACCACACATGGTACGATCCACGTGGTGGTCAATAACCAG ATTGGCTTCACCACTGACCCTCGGGTGGCCCGCTCCTCCCCCTACCCCACCGATGTGGCTCGGGTCGTCAACGCGCCCATCTTCCACGTGAATGCGGATGACCCCGAGGCTGTGGTGTATGTGTGCCGGGTGGCCGCGCAGTGGAGATCCACCTTCAACAAAGACGTCGTCATTGACCTG GTCAGCTACAGGCGATTTGGACACAATGAGATGGACGAGCCCATGTTCACCCAGCCGCTGATGTACAAGCAGATTCACCGGCAGCAGCAGGTGCTCAGAAAGTACACGGAGAAGCTCATTGCTGAGGGCGTGGTGACACTGCAGGAATATGAG GAAGAAGTTGCCAAATATGACAAAATATGTGAAGAGGCGTATACCAGCTCCAAGGACGAAA ATCTACACATTCGACACTGGCTCGACTCCCCTG ATTTCTTTACCGCAGAGGGAGAGCCCAAGACGATGAGCTGCGCCCCGACAGGCCTGGACGAGGAGGTCCTGCAGCACATTGGCCTGAAGGCCAGCTCGGTGCCCGTAGAGGACTTTAACATCCATCCTG GCGTGTCCCGTATCCTGCGTGGTCGAGCCGACCTGGTGAAGGATCGGCAGGTGGACTGGGCTCTCGGGGAATACATGGCCTTCGGTTCCCTCCTGAGGGACGGCACCCATGTACGACTCAGCGGGCAGGATGTGGAGCGGGGCACCTTTAG TCACCGTCATCATGTCCTGCATGACCAACAGGTGGACAAGCACATCTGTGTCCCCATGAATCACCTGTGGGCCAATCAGGCTCCTTACACTGTCTGTAACAGCTCCTTATCAGAGTATGGCGTGCTAG GTTTCGAGCTTGGCTTTGCGATGGCCAGCCCAAATGCTCTGGTCCTGTGGGAGGCCCAGTTCGGCGACTTTCACAACACAGCCCAGTGTATCATCGACCAGTTCATCAGCCCAGGCCAGGCCAAGTGGGTCCGTAACAATGGTATAGTCCTACTGCTGCCACATGGCATGGATGGAATG GGCCCAGAACATTCCTCAGCTCGCCCTGAACGCTTCCTGCAAATGAGCaaagatgatccagatcacttcCCT aAGTTCAGTGGAGATTTCGAAGTCCAGCAGCTGTTCGATTGTAACTGGATCGCGGTGAACTGCTCCACACCTGCTAACTACTGCCATGTGCTCAGGAGACAGATCCTGCTGCCATTCAGGAAACCG CTCATCATTTTCACTCCAAAATCTCTGCTTAGGCACCCGGATGCAAGGTCAACGTTTGATGACCTCACCAAAG GAACTAAATTCAAGAGGTTGATTCCAGACGAACGCCCTTtgagtcaggatccgtcccAAGTGAAGAGGGCGATCTTCTGCACTGGCAAAGTCTACTATGAACTGGCTAAAGAGAGGAAACGGCAAAAACTGGAGAACGACATCGCCATCATCAGACTTGAACAG ATCTCTCCATTTCCATTTGACTTGGTCAGAGTGGAGACTGAGAAATATGCCAACGCTGAGCTGGTCTGGTGTCAGGAGGAGCACAAGAACATGGGTTACTATGACTACGTCCGACCACGTTTCCTCACGGTGTTAGCCAACAAGAAGCCCGTTTG GTATGTGGGACGGGACccagcagctgctcctgcaaCAGGAAACAAGTCCACCCACATCAATGAACTGAACCGGTTCATGGACACGGCTTTTAACCTGAGTGCCTTCCTGGGGAAGGACTTGCTACTGTGA